In one Juglans regia cultivar Chandler chromosome 11, Walnut 2.0, whole genome shotgun sequence genomic region, the following are encoded:
- the LOC109009596 gene encoding guanine nucleotide-binding protein subunit gamma 2-like, with protein MDMDEPVVPVVKAINNEEQQSQVPSSSPGLGVPLHDAEGNAKAGPYSTFLGKHRMVAAISNLDNQINMIQNELEELETLGKSSIVCKELISSLDTVRDPLLPSSMGPADVSWDRWFRGARGAHNSRNHKLWI; from the exons atgGACATGGACGAGCCAGTAGTTCCAGTGGTGAAAGCGATAAACAATGAAGAACAACAGTCACAGGTGCCATCATCATCTCCAGGACTTGGAGTGCCTCTTCATGATGCTGAAGGTAACGCAAAAGCAGGGCCTTATTCCACTTTCCTTGGGAAGCATAGAATGGTAGCTGCCATATCCAATCTAGATAACCAAATCAACATGATCCAG AACGAGCTGGAGGAACTTGAAACATTAGGTAAATCCTCCATTGTATGCAAAGA ACTCATTTCAAGCCTCGACACTGTCCGTGATCCGCTGCTTCCATC GAGCATGGGTCCGGCAGATGTCAGCTGGGATCGTTGGTTCCGAGGAGCCCGAGGAGCCCACAACTCCCGGAATCACAAACTCTGGATCTAA